From Humisphaera borealis, the proteins below share one genomic window:
- a CDS encoding PKD domain-containing protein has product MTQPVANIVRRAATNVVEQLEVRQLFAVAPTLNLFNSATEKVITRMTDGMTIDLSKTGSRLNIVATPATTAGSIEFKIDGVSVRKETAAPYALGGDAGWQDYLDWTPPLGTHTVQAVQWSAAGGTGSIQAEASLKFTVVDAPTVPPPTTVPPPPPVTVPPPPPPPPPVTVPPPPPVTVPPPPPVTVPPPPPVTVPSSPPAGPAADLYNSATDKKLFRLTDGAKIDLNTLGSKLNIAATPVGTAGSIQFKLDGVVVKNETYAPYTIGGDAGTNFLDWTPPVGSHTLQVLQFSKADATGTLMGTTTLKLDVVGVTTVPPPPVSPPPVSPPPTSPPVSPPPPTSPPPPVSPPPPPIITGNDDNAPPPGEATNGGAPAPVVKVINGAGVAGLPVVVNAVDSDLPNSPLYATYQWDFGDPNGQYNRLPGWTAGHIYDQPGTYTIKLTITDGNGNSATTTKTVTVASDNRKTIYVDASNGSDANPGTIGAPIKSYTKAASLTTHNTRILFKRGETWNTSGHLSVTSDNVYIGAYGSGANPVLNVVSGSAIQTFDSAQNVLIENLTFDSPYKAGVLAPKVGVSGIFVRGVGIGIRGCTFLNVDDGMNANGQPTGFIAQDNDAPLTTGIRGYLLWTEGNDIVALGNYAANSTREHCMRVKDANRLLIAYNNFTNVSRESVDKEDIRKGTIVMQRGSWSYIYGNIVKDGPLHVGPRGEATEPSTTRTSWTVVANNKISNYEMIIFPGAVHTMIRNNVFTNTANQSAIAVNPSDPQGRPVTDLIILDNTGYNYATYGRFLRVEGGAQADTITLGRNTYVMPNMTIGNNNTAGVSVSSYNLNAFKRIFNNIWPVPAATIKYAQGGVMWVDPTYAGQVGYKDPTEWLAYAEVEGDVFKRV; this is encoded by the coding sequence ATGACCCAGCCTGTTGCGAACATCGTCCGCCGAGCGGCAACGAACGTGGTCGAACAGCTTGAAGTACGGCAGCTGTTTGCGGTTGCGCCGACACTGAATCTGTTCAATAGCGCGACGGAAAAGGTCATCACGCGAATGACCGACGGAATGACGATCGACCTGTCCAAGACAGGTTCGCGATTGAACATCGTCGCCACACCGGCAACGACGGCCGGCAGCATCGAGTTCAAGATTGACGGAGTCTCGGTTCGCAAGGAAACCGCCGCGCCATACGCCCTAGGCGGAGACGCCGGCTGGCAGGACTACCTCGACTGGACGCCGCCGCTGGGCACGCACACGGTGCAGGCGGTTCAGTGGTCTGCGGCGGGTGGTACGGGTTCGATTCAGGCCGAAGCGTCGCTGAAGTTCACGGTGGTGGATGCGCCGACGGTTCCGCCGCCGACCACGGTTCCACCGCCCCCGCCGGTGACGGTTCCCCCACCGCCGCCGCCCCCGCCGCCGGTGACTGTACCGCCTCCGCCCCCGGTAACCGTGCCTCCGCCGCCGCCGGTGACCGTTCCGCCGCCCCCGCCGGTCACGGTTCCATCTTCCCCGCCGGCAGGACCGGCCGCCGACCTGTACAACTCGGCGACTGACAAGAAGCTTTTCCGGCTCACGGACGGCGCGAAGATCGACCTCAACACCCTCGGCTCGAAGCTGAATATCGCGGCAACGCCGGTCGGCACGGCTGGAAGCATCCAGTTCAAGCTTGACGGCGTCGTGGTCAAGAACGAGACGTACGCGCCGTACACCATCGGCGGCGACGCCGGCACAAACTTCCTCGATTGGACGCCGCCGGTCGGCTCGCACACGCTCCAGGTGCTGCAGTTCAGCAAGGCCGATGCGACCGGCACCTTGATGGGCACGACGACGTTGAAGCTCGACGTGGTCGGCGTAACGACGGTTCCGCCGCCCCCGGTTTCGCCCCCGCCGGTTTCACCTCCGCCGACGTCGCCTCCGGTGTCCCCTCCGCCGCCGACATCGCCGCCGCCCCCGGTCTCACCACCGCCCCCGCCGATCATCACCGGCAACGACGACAATGCGCCGCCCCCGGGCGAAGCAACCAACGGCGGCGCGCCCGCTCCGGTGGTCAAGGTGATCAACGGCGCCGGCGTCGCCGGCCTGCCGGTGGTGGTCAACGCCGTCGACAGCGACCTGCCCAATTCCCCGCTGTACGCGACGTACCAGTGGGATTTCGGCGACCCCAATGGCCAGTACAATCGGCTCCCGGGTTGGACCGCCGGTCATATCTATGACCAGCCGGGCACGTACACCATCAAACTGACAATCACCGACGGAAACGGCAACTCGGCGACGACCACCAAGACCGTGACGGTCGCCAGCGACAACCGCAAGACGATCTACGTCGATGCCAGCAACGGCAGCGACGCCAATCCGGGCACGATCGGCGCCCCGATCAAGTCGTACACTAAGGCTGCTTCGCTCACCACGCACAACACGCGCATTCTGTTCAAGCGTGGCGAGACGTGGAACACCAGCGGCCACCTGTCGGTGACCTCGGACAACGTCTACATCGGCGCCTACGGCTCGGGTGCCAACCCGGTGCTGAACGTCGTCAGCGGCAGCGCCATCCAGACCTTCGACTCGGCACAGAATGTTCTGATCGAAAACCTGACCTTCGACAGCCCGTACAAGGCAGGGGTTCTGGCCCCGAAAGTCGGCGTCAGCGGGATCTTCGTTCGCGGCGTCGGTATTGGCATCCGGGGATGCACCTTCCTGAATGTCGACGACGGCATGAACGCCAACGGCCAGCCGACCGGTTTCATCGCTCAGGACAACGACGCGCCACTGACGACGGGCATTCGCGGTTACCTGCTCTGGACCGAGGGCAATGACATCGTCGCCCTCGGAAACTACGCGGCCAACTCCACCCGTGAGCACTGCATGCGGGTGAAGGACGCCAACCGGCTTCTGATCGCCTACAACAACTTCACGAACGTTTCACGCGAAAGTGTGGACAAAGAGGACATCCGCAAGGGCACCATCGTGATGCAGCGCGGCAGCTGGTCGTACATCTACGGCAACATCGTCAAGGACGGCCCGCTGCACGTCGGTCCGCGCGGCGAGGCGACCGAGCCCTCCACCACGCGGACGTCGTGGACGGTGGTCGCCAACAACAAGATCAGCAACTACGAGATGATCATCTTCCCGGGCGCTGTCCACACGATGATCCGCAACAACGTGTTCACCAACACCGCCAATCAGTCGGCGATCGCCGTCAACCCGAGCGATCCACAGGGTCGCCCGGTGACCGACCTGATCATCCTGGACAACACCGGCTACAACTACGCGACGTACGGGCGTTTCCTTCGCGTCGAAGGCGGTGCCCAGGCCGACACGATCACGCTCGGCCGCAACACCTACGTCATGCCGAACATGACCATCGGCAACAACAACACTGCCGGCGTCAGCGTCTCGTCGTACAACCTCAACGCATTCAAGCGGATCTTCAACAACATCTGGCCCGTGCCGGCTGCGACGATCAAGTACGCCCAGGGCGGCGTGATGTGGGTCGACCCGACCTACGCCGGCCAGGTAGGTTACAAGGATCCGACCGAATGGCTCGCTTATGCCGAAGTTGAAGGCGACGTGTTCAAGCGTGTTTGA
- a CDS encoding PKD domain-containing protein → MAAQPLVQLANAATDQTISAMTDGMTIDTGVVGTALSITAQPAGKAGSVVFKLDGKTVSTETYAPYSIAGDANGNLNAWTPTTGKHTLQVQQFAAANGKGTLQGQRTVAFTVVSSQGSGIPSSGSGGNIKLDLINARTDKAVFELTGSTTIDIAKVGNQLSVEAIPPAGSQSVVFKLDGKTLRTESAAPFAIGGDNGRRDFYSWTPSGGQHTLEAIAYGKINAQGVIVGRKSVTVNVVNGGVTSPPASPPPPITGNEDDNTPSPGGPLNGNSPQAVLKLVGGASGVAGMPVVVNAVDSIVPNSPLFAKYQWDFGDPTGGYNRLPGWTAGHIYDNPGTYTVRLTVTDANGKSSTATQSINVAADTRRTVYVDAASGSDNNPGTITAPIRSFDRASDFATNNVKILFKRGQSWNTNYWMSITGDNVYVGAYGSGANPVLNVVSNKTAIQTFGGSDRTVIENLTFDSPYKAGNLANKVGVNGIFAGGTNLAIRGCTFLNVDDGVNANQQPRGFIFQDNDAPLLTGVRGYMLWAEGQDIVILGNSAANSTREHNLRIKDGDRLLVAYNSFTNISRESIDKQDIRKGTIQMQRGSWAYIYGNSVKDGPMRIGPRGEATEPASTRTSWVVVDNNKISNYQLDLYPGATNVMIRNNVFNNSAQAAIGVNPSDPQGRPLSNIHILNNTGYNYATTGRFLRVEGGLQPDSITLGENTYIAPNLHVGSDNTAGVSIAANNLSGFKAIFNNVWPIAADTIKYAEGGIMWVSPGYTGQSGYKDAREWLAYPEVTGDVFRN, encoded by the coding sequence ATGGCCGCCCAGCCCTTGGTTCAGCTTGCCAATGCGGCGACAGATCAAACGATCTCGGCGATGACGGACGGGATGACCATCGATACCGGGGTTGTCGGAACGGCGCTCAGTATCACCGCTCAGCCCGCCGGCAAGGCTGGCAGCGTCGTCTTCAAGCTGGATGGCAAAACCGTTTCGACGGAAACGTACGCGCCGTATTCGATCGCCGGCGACGCCAACGGCAATCTCAACGCCTGGACGCCAACGACCGGCAAGCACACGCTGCAAGTGCAACAGTTTGCGGCCGCCAATGGCAAGGGGACACTTCAGGGTCAGAGGACGGTGGCATTCACCGTGGTGTCGTCGCAGGGGTCGGGCATCCCGTCTTCCGGGAGCGGCGGCAACATCAAGCTGGATCTGATCAATGCCCGCACCGATAAGGCCGTGTTCGAACTGACCGGATCGACGACGATCGACATCGCCAAGGTAGGCAACCAACTGAGTGTCGAGGCGATTCCTCCGGCCGGGTCGCAGAGCGTGGTGTTCAAGCTCGACGGCAAGACGTTGAGAACCGAAAGCGCGGCACCATTCGCGATCGGTGGCGATAACGGCCGGCGCGACTTCTACAGCTGGACGCCTTCGGGCGGTCAGCACACGCTCGAGGCGATCGCCTACGGCAAGATCAACGCGCAGGGTGTCATCGTCGGCCGTAAGTCCGTGACGGTGAACGTCGTCAACGGCGGGGTTACCTCACCGCCGGCTTCCCCGCCCCCACCCATTACTGGCAACGAAGACGACAACACACCGTCGCCCGGCGGCCCTCTCAACGGCAATTCACCGCAAGCCGTGCTGAAGTTGGTCGGCGGCGCGAGCGGCGTCGCCGGAATGCCCGTCGTAGTGAATGCGGTGGACAGCATCGTCCCTAATTCGCCGCTGTTCGCGAAGTACCAGTGGGACTTCGGCGATCCCACCGGCGGCTACAACCGGTTGCCGGGTTGGACGGCGGGTCACATCTACGACAATCCCGGCACCTACACGGTCCGGCTGACCGTCACAGACGCCAATGGCAAATCGTCCACCGCGACGCAGTCGATCAACGTCGCCGCCGATACACGCCGAACGGTCTATGTGGATGCCGCGTCGGGTAGTGACAACAACCCCGGGACGATCACCGCTCCGATCCGCTCGTTCGACCGCGCCAGCGATTTCGCGACCAACAACGTGAAGATCCTTTTCAAACGCGGACAGTCCTGGAACACCAACTACTGGATGAGCATCACCGGCGACAACGTCTATGTCGGCGCTTATGGTTCCGGTGCCAATCCCGTCTTGAACGTGGTCTCCAACAAGACGGCAATACAAACGTTCGGCGGGTCGGACAGGACCGTGATCGAAAACCTCACGTTCGACAGCCCTTACAAGGCCGGCAACCTAGCCAACAAGGTGGGCGTCAATGGAATCTTCGCCGGCGGCACCAACCTGGCGATCCGTGGATGCACGTTCCTGAACGTGGATGACGGCGTGAACGCCAATCAGCAGCCCAGGGGATTCATCTTCCAGGATAACGATGCCCCGCTGTTGACCGGTGTCCGCGGATACATGCTCTGGGCCGAAGGACAGGACATCGTCATCCTCGGCAATTCCGCGGCCAACTCGACACGCGAACACAATCTGCGCATCAAGGACGGCGACCGGCTTCTCGTCGCCTACAACAGCTTCACGAACATCTCCCGCGAAAGCATCGACAAGCAGGATATTCGCAAGGGCACCATCCAGATGCAGAGAGGAAGCTGGGCTTACATCTACGGTAACAGTGTGAAAGACGGCCCCATGCGGATCGGACCCCGCGGCGAAGCCACCGAGCCGGCCAGCACCCGCACCAGCTGGGTCGTCGTGGATAACAACAAGATCAGCAACTACCAGCTCGATCTGTATCCCGGGGCGACCAACGTGATGATCCGCAACAACGTGTTCAACAACAGCGCGCAGGCTGCGATAGGCGTCAATCCCAGCGATCCGCAGGGCAGGCCACTATCCAACATCCATATCCTCAACAACACCGGCTACAACTACGCAACTACCGGCAGGTTTTTGCGCGTGGAAGGCGGACTTCAGCCTGATTCCATTACGCTCGGCGAGAACACCTACATCGCGCCCAACCTGCACGTGGGCTCGGACAATACCGCCGGCGTGAGCATCGCCGCCAACAACCTCAGTGGCTTCAAGGCGATCTTCAACAACGTTTGGCCGATCGCGGCGGATACCATCAAGTATGCCGAAGGCGGGATCATGTGGGTGAGCCCCGGCTATACCGGACAATCGGGTTACAAGGATGCCCGGGAATGGCTCGCCTACCCCGAAGTAACCGGCGACGTTTTCCGTAACTGA